In Periplaneta americana isolate PAMFEO1 chromosome 8, P.americana_PAMFEO1_priV1, whole genome shotgun sequence, the sequence ATGCTGCATTGGAATCAACGATCTTAGTATGTTTTATATATTACGCTTTCACACGCCAATGTTCACTTCGTAGGACAGGGACCTTTCTTCCTCTCATCAAGTcctcaaataaattcaataaaatggAATCGTTTAATAGCTAACTTAAAATGTATAATCTGAAATTATGCGCATTTTACATTGATCTGCATACTTGTTGCTATATTATGCATGTGGTTCTTTGCTGCACAGGTCCGCCGAAATGGCCTCTGGTTGGGAATGCATTTCAGCTAAAATCGCCAAACCTTTTGCCCCACGACATCATGGGGACTTTCGCCGAGAAGTACGGAGAAGTTACAGGACTCTACATAGCCCGTCAGCCCCTGATTCTGGTGTCAGGGCCAGACGCAATTCGTGAGGCCCTTAACAAGCCGGAGCTCCAGGGGCGTCCAACCAGTGCTATCCACAAATTGGAAAATAGGAAGTTGGGTAAGGTACTGAATGCGTGCATTGCTCTGTACAGTCCTACTGGTACACATAATGTTCGAAAACCTCAGTACGAGAcagaatttataattttacaaattgtgtgttacaaatttacaaatgttATAACAAATTCTACCTCTACTCTTAATGTGGGTAAATAGCGGAATTGAAAGTTACAATTGTTTAGATCCTAAAATTGGCTGATGTATGTAAAACATAAAAGACGTGTATTCATCTTCGGGTGATGAAGAAATTGAGATTTGTCAACTTAATCGTCATACTAGAACATTTGATAAAGAATTAATGTTCAATTTGAAAGTTTAGTGAAGTTCAATCGAGAATGAGCCATGAGAAACTTGTACTGCTACTAAATAATATAGGCATTTCATTTATTACTCATCCTGTGGATCAGTTAAGCCTATTAAGCTTATACAGATTGAGatatctaaaatatatatataaggtaaccgggggtaataaggcccacctaaggaatagaacgttctttctttgaaatggagatgtttagcaatttttaaataatggaatagcatgcttttatagttatcctataatattttacttcaaataaatattcacacAGGCACttaaatgctgtgagcaatgaaaatttaCATCATGTCACAAGGCCTTATAttctgctgtgacagataataaggcccacagtaaagaatataagtattgaacacaatttgggcataTAAAGTCTTCAGTTTGTTCCTCAGTGAGgcctacacattcatcgtgcacccaacattcacaagaggtccacacctgtggagtaacagccagcgcgtctggccgcgaaaccaggtggcccgggttcgaatcccgtttggggcaagttactggttgaggttttttccggagtttttcctcaacccaatacgagcaaatgctgggtaactttcggtgttggaccccgaactcatttaccggcattatcaccttcatttcattcagacgctaaataacctagatgttgatacagcgtcgtgaaataattcaataaaataaaaaaaataaattcacaagagacacacacatgtaggcctacatctacaaCAATTTTCTCTTCGCAGACAAAACACATCCGCGTCCTCTGGGttttacaaatcctgaagttgatggttcaccaatgctctttctgcattaggaattgtcaatttttcgtttgtttcatttcttgcaaaaaatATGGTGCTTCAGAATTTGCACTTCATAGCtcagggacttctatgaacttgtgggcgtttccacgtatttatttcacgGGCCTTAattcctgctctgttacttcgcgccaattttaatttatggagtgctcatatgttcattagcgaaagtttcacggtggccccaaacttcttaatgtgTGCACAATACCGTGcatttaatgttatattaataacacacagtaaaacgattaaataccaacttaaattttgcaaaataatcacacataacttgttgccaccagtcagctacaaacaagaacgagaatgtAATTTCTTTATGCCTCACTCGAATGCGAGAAGAAAtagctgttgctctcttttgcaaaagtgtataacaaatggcaaaactaggttatatatatatactagtggcttgtgcagcaaatactgctgcaaactaagttcattagacgttcaaataaaatttttcagatttattttcaatgaagaatacttgtctttttgatagttatttgcttccataataatgaaacatactccctctgaatggatttttttaggccaaatactttttcttgaacctatccaaattcagttttttagtttcaacgcgaaaacgcaagtatcaatgtcaggacgatagcagtagctatttcaggtcattgtggattgtaggcaaaagttaaaaaaatgtcaggtttgctaagctttcgaacaatagcattttcgtgtagaacttgaaatgtagggCGTAAAATcgttttatcctactaagagatcttgctgaaatgatctggagactacaaaattttctaggcctcttattttatcagtaagtaataccttttgatctttccttaggaactgtaatttttgcgctctctcgagccaatactgaagacaatgacacatatcaatatttacactacaccgccattaagtatatgaaaaagacccaaccccactgggttaataagtataaaaatatttgatttttaatagcaatattattatcttacttaagttttgtagttatatatagcagcaactcagtaaattatagaaatgaagatctaaattaagatattctctacatttacttacataaccacaaaacgtttcactttcgtgtcatcaatatagcatcaatattatgtacaattaatggaaaaatagatgcatcatgatattaactgtaataatatttaatttgtaatggtaataatgccatcaaaccacctcaagtttcgtagatttgaatatccaatacacagctgtactcaaaaaattatacactgcagaatcagtttttaataacaaattgaattgagctctaaatatgtcgggaatcctgcaggtcatggccttcgtgtaatagccaattgtttattgtagtgtgtgttttgttctgaaattcaatcaagtccgccgtgattgaataaaattagttctcaaaactgacaacagatggattttggaaaataggaaaattatgtaggaaaattgacatttcactgaaaactattacttttccgaaaaactttggatgccagacatgaaaatgaggggtcactcattaaaatccgttcagccgttttcccgtaatttccattaccagttcaaattatatatatagataacatcaacttatgtcacatattatagtcccgtcgctctaatttccggcagccaatcgcgttgcagatcggctacattcaaacgtgtgcgtcttgtgattcgcttatgaagacgttattcatttcttaaggctcgataaatacttaatataatcgcccgccattttggctctttcgttggcgttcgcagaaagcacacgaagacgttatttgccgcttaattatttgctgaattacagtgcgtttgatttattatcataggagctacgacatgataatgtttaacggtgtggcaaatagattcctcgtatggtagctcgggaacgaaagaacaaaaatggcgaccgATACTAGgcctacctacctagactttatagagctttcacttcctaagacgtaagcaaagaggcggagtcacgccggaaataacagcgtcgagaCTATAATAGACTAGTAGATATCAACACGATGTTTAAGTGACTTACAATAGATCTATAGTAATTCTTAATTACTACtcacagtggcgaagctcttaagaggcttttgaagCTTAGCCTACTCAACAAATTTGACTTATTATATCTAGTAACAGTATaaattcgtaataacgatgtatcataACACATGGTTTCACTccaatccttccatatattaaattcactgtttaCAGTTATTTCTCTGCGAGAGGCTTGTGGCAAAAGCCTCGTAGCAACGTGCGACGGCCTCGCTCACAGGCAGCGgcactcgcaagcttgagggaaGGTCGGTGAGGAGGGAGTGTCGATTCGCTACAACTCAGTAGCAGGACGCGGGGCTATCCTCAACATCGCGATATAATACGCTACGCTATGTTCGTCTTCTGTGAATGCGATCCATTGTTGAAATCAAAAGTGAATGCGTATGTAtgttacatactaattttgtgtaaaatggctcatattgagagaacattgaggtcattatttgcagaattaaaagagaaaacgttttatttgtgtagaaaatgatTTTCAATAAGGATCCGaagtttcattttctttatctcAAAATTCATTTCTTTGACTTTTCTCCCTTTATCCCCAAACACTAtcgaatgtatttttttaattggcaatgagaaaaatgtgtaggcctatttcttaaatttaagcatgcattttgtAAGATGTACGCACATTTTTTGTCAATTTTGAGCACACAACTTATAAAAGAATGGTATATTTCCACTTGAGGAAATTTTTATGAGCACATATTTTAAGcacagatatttttaaattaatatggaATTTTGAGCACATAATTATCCGAGCTCTACACATaactatacagtgaaacctctccttatggacacctccaagatacggacactcttcATATACTGACAGATTTTAcgtccaactgaaataatatataaattgtgataaatttaactctcgtttacggacaatcttagacacggacacggacagctgttttacAGTCCTACACCTCCTGACTGCGGAGAGAACTTGTATTTCAAGACTTGTATTTCAACTTGTATTtcaatggaaaatttagtatAGAAATTCcttaaatgaaagaagaaaataagggtctcgtagggtACCACTAGCCTTTGTTAGTTGGAAGCAGGTCGACAAACAAAATCATatataaaggacacctcccagttATATATGAgataactcatcctgcctaaggtattccgtggttttcctaaggcgtaagacaactgtcgggatgagccctataagaaatgggccacggacctatatgcccttccccatatatattcccctttattataaactacgtatgccctagttcagaaccaaTAAAtggtctattaaatatacgaggccacttaattagtcgcaatttgaaaggacagggacctctcaaattgcagatttagatttcacggcgcttcttccgacggccttcacatgctttgtcatcgaacaaaaGATGACAGagtctcgccatcctaacggcaaacaccagccaactcctcctcgccccgttccgttatcacttgatcaaatctcagtccccctcgagtatgtggtacctaagaggttacgttcaatttcggcttccccttcaaaattttctagagctccttcagtggagcagcgtaacccggagtgagattaATGGcctacaggcttggagctcacatatttagttttgtacagcccccaaccccttgcaaggacgcgttttgcgtaccttttaaatttgtcctcccaattctctttcgattttttttcgatgcggacagattgttacgtcccttcgatgtcgtaaaggagaggtttcactgtatttgcaCAGACGCGGCCGTCTTGATACATGAAGACTACTGTAATAACCATTATTAAAGTTGACTATCTTGTTTTGCCATAGGTGTTGTCTTCACCGAGGACGACTTTTGGAAGGAGCAGCGACGATTCTCTTTGCGACATCTACGAGAATTGGGCATGGGAAAACGAGAGATGGAAACGATCATTCATGATGAGATCCGTGACTTGATGGACGAAGTAAAACGTTATGCAGGACCCGAATACAGCAAACCGGTGCCGGTGCGCGAGCTGGTAGCTGCCACGGGCGCCAACGTCATCTACCACATGCTGTCAGGCGAACGCTTTAGCCTGCGCGACCCCAAACTACGCCACCTCATGGAGATCATCCGCAAATTCACAACTCTTACAGACGCCTCCGGGGGCTTCGCATCCTCAATGCCCATCCTCCTAAGAGTCTTTCCTTCACTTACTGAGTATCCAGAGATTAGGAAGTTTAGGAAGGAACTTTTCGCTTTTCTTACGGTGAGTTCTACACTCTTAAAGGTAACTTACGTGTGTAAACTgtatttgtgcaaagtttgattTGAGGAAATTCAAACAAAGTCTGAAAACGAATAAAATTGAAAACCGAAACATGCAGAGgattacatgttaacataaagtgataattaaacagaaataacaTTCAATAGGAAATTAATGTTTCTGTGATAACACCTAATGAATAAGATCTCTCGGATATGAAGAATGTGTAAACATAAGTAAGGTTAAATTATCATTCACAATCAGTTGAGTGACTTTCAGTAATATTGCAATTTAAAGACACGACTCACTGTTACAAGTTATAATAATCAATGGCGATACGTGAAAAGCTGTAACAACATTCCTTCTAAAATGATCTTTAGAATTTCATTCCAAGTTATTGCAAGGTTTCCTTATTATTTACAATCACGTAAAATGATAATATCGCACCCCTAGAATAATTCTGTTGTAACTCccaaaattgaattttgagttacAGACAGTTTTGTAATCTTCTTTTAATCCACTATCAAACAGTAGAACTGTTGTATCTCTAAGTTCAAGCGCAAAGTCTGCAGGACTCATACTGATACTTGGCAAGCCTGAGttttcatacgactttgaaaTTTTATCTTGCATTTACTGAAAATTAACTTCTCACAGTTACGACAGAATTATTTTAAGAGTACGATATGACGGTTTAATGGTTaagctttataaaatttataattgaatAACCAAAGTAAACTGTAAGTCAAAAGCTGCCATTAGATCAGGATCGAACCCACGTTACTCCAGCGTACCAAAGATACCTTACTAGGCTACTTCCTGACAGTGCTCATCCTATGAAAGGAGTTTCAGTCTCTAAAGAAGAAAGCTTTGAAGAAGTGACAGCGGGTGTCTTAATGCGATTATTTAATAAGTCTATGGTATTAACGATCCGCCCGACCGTTGACAAACTagtaactatagtcccgtcgctcttattttcggcagccaatctcgttccaggtcggctacatttaaacgtgtgcgtcttgtgattcgctgctgatgacgttatgcactttctaagcacacgaggacgttatttgccgctcaattatttgctcaattacagtgcgtttgaattattatcataggagctatgataATGTTTCatagtgcggcaaatagattcctcgtctagtagctcggcaacgaaagaacaaaaatggcgaacgatactacctacttagactttatagagccttcacttcctaaggcgtaaggaAAGagaagtcacgccggaaataacagcgatgcTGCTATAGCTCTCATGCGCCAGAGATCGATAAGAGTGGAAACACTGCAAAGTGAAATTTCCCATTCTGTCAAATTACAGTCAAAATAACAAGCACACAAGCATATCGTTACAAGATTTTGCCTATCGCCTAGTTTTATTGCAAGCTATACTTTTACAGACCACTTTTATGTTACAAGAAGGGATTCGACATAATGAGGAAGCTTCCCTTGTGGGATGAAAGGTAAAGATACAGTATATCTCTCCGTCTAGCTGCGACTTCTAGCTAGTCTTAATATCAAATGAAACCGAGAATGTTCTGTGAGTAGAAAATTTATTGTACACTGGAAATGTGAAAAGTTAGTTGTAGGGATCGATGGATTTTTCAGGACGCAGAAATCCAGAGCGCAAATCCTCCGGAAGGGACTTTAATCCGTGTGTGCCGTGTGGGAGTTTTCCGGCACGTTAAAGACCTCCAAGCCTAAATTAGAGTATCTGGACcaaatttctcctctctcgcgttctAGTACTACTTTAGTTGCATACTAGGTGGCGCTTGAGACGATGACTTACCATGTATCCCTCTGCTCCTGTCGgtaaataagtgtaactaaattcttTGTAGATGCTGAAACCTCCGTCAGGGGTTACCTATATTCCGACATCGGAACGATAAGTTAAACAAGTAACTGACATTTCAGACCAAAATCAAAATGATTTTATGTAGGATTTGATATTAAAACTAAGTCTGAAATTAAAGTGCGCATTTAAACAGTGACTGatacatttctgaaaataatatttataaatgcacAAGTCAATAATTTATTCTGCCGCTGCCGCTATATTTACGCTAATTACTTCAGTTTTTTCCAGTTTAAAATTTATGTGTCTAATAAATATAGTAAAAAACGTGTAACctgtaaattaaattcttgtcTTCTATCTTTTGCAGTCCAGCTTTCGGATGCATAAAGTAAAACtcaataattaaatatacaatataatatatttaaactaccctaatttatttgtatgttttttaGATATACTTTTATTATTCCGAACATGAGGTTGTAAAATGGATAGCCTACAGAATAGTAAATCAAAAGTGCTCGGTTTTTTGCAATTGAAATATTTCGTTCGCCGAAAATTGAGCTTCGATATTAAAACATTCTGTATTAACTACATACTGATTTGAGGAACACTGAATGACGAGTATTTCATTGATTCACAGGAGAAAATCGAGGAGCATAAGAAGAAGCTGGACGAAGATAATCCTTCAGATTTTATCGATATGTTCCTGTTGGAAATGAACAAAAATGACTCACATCCTTCCTTTCACAGTAAGTAATCATgctatatacagaatgttagtaAAGTCACTGTGCACTTATAACGGATGTTGGAAATGACGTCCGCGAGTGGCTATACAAGCCTTAActcgcttaattttattataaaacactTTCTGCAGATCTGCTTGTGATATGTTTCTTATGTACGCAGGTATTACAGTTTTTAAGTCACAAAGAGTGCGTGGGCGGTTACGATTCACTGCAGATTTTGCTGCCCGCCACAGACGAAAGTCCGCAGCATAGAGTcagaaatattcaacaatttctcttcgttTAGTTTAGGTGGCGTTCCAGTTCGTTCACCATCTAATACTGAGTCTGTCCCTCGAAATTTCTCAATAAGCCGACGAACTGCAATGCGATGAGGAACCGTTGTTTCTGGGAATTTTTCTACAAATGCCTCCTGCACTGAATCTACGTAGGTATGTTTTTATCGCCTTATCGAAAGACGTGTTCAACAAGAAAAGCATGTTCCTCAAGTGAAAGAACCATAATTAAAAACTTAAATGAACAACTAAACActttcagtcttactaataaaaactcttatacagacgtttaactgtcttatacagggacatcattttatttttactaacatttttaatattaacctggctatacctttggattaatgactgagactcggaaacaccgtttgctacctccttccacaactggagttcgataatactgacgtaaaatacaaacaaatcactttactaggtacaggagggaaggaaagtagttcatccatttacgcaaagtaggaaatatcgcgattttgtgtttgatcattttcattaggtttttgtttaatcaaaatacagtactgtattaacaataagtgtttttactcacgaacagagttatccatgcgaacgtattcattatgcagtgtatattatactgtctacagcacattagcgtacaatatagagaatgaagttaaattgaaaaataatcataatatggatatttaaacacatttttgaaaattgtggccgttcctttcgatacagccttcagttcttttgtgcatattatcgcactatagattattgcatctatttccaattaccagtttcgtccttcgtactcatgtgaaataattctgtacctactctataaaagagtatcttacgtactgtaaattcaatcttcacttctggcctacccgcacagataaaattactcagacatgctatctactgtccgtccatgtggttatgccgcaggatcgtagaaagggggggggtgGAATCACGTgattgttaattacttaacgaggctcttttatttaagttattttaaacagttgcataatattacgtagacgtccaattaattcctaacagaaattaatgttttgagaaaagagctaagaaagcccagccactagtttttacagtggagcgagcagaagcagtgggggaaatcgggatgcgacgtaggcaaacggatgacagtacctgtgcgaaaatatgattcaacattggaagttttcgtcattggagaacgcgaacatatttctgaaacgtactataatcactaactcagcaCTGAGGCCTTAGTTCCGTGTGGACAGTtagaacttcgttagtagaaggggtgggagtgaagtacattcaaaaactcaggtacaatataagttgaagtaaaaataaaatgatgtctctgtacttaCAATGATTAATGactagctcgtttataagtcgtgtgtaaataatcactacatacgtcgtctATAACAATACAactattacacagctacgtcatagtctcattattacttcattacgaaaggtaatagaataactgaggttctctattgcatacTATAGTGCACGCTAGTGTgctgcgctaagtatcgatagtacaactggatctgatcgattaccacgctatattttggtcaaaaagtacagctacagcaatattattctaattgaatgggttatttattaaagagcctaagtcttgaatactaaattgttagcaatttaaggaaaaaaactgcttacaggccgaaattttgaaattaaagctgaaataaaaattgtatcataaattctactaagcattagagAGTGAAACttgtcctcttcatatctaaaccgatgtatctacacccaagagcagttattacattacaaactcattttcacaaaagtagcgacttaggccctttcataaatggccttaatcctgtcagattaaataaataaataaattataaataacccattcaattattttgtgctctttggtttgttcttctgtggttacaaggcaacagTCATAGTTTAGCGGCTACCATGcttgtaataaaattagatttGAAATTCGCAGTTTAAAACTCAATTGCTGGCGACGAAATCTCAAGAGAtgcaaataatttttacaattagtTAGGCTTTCTATTTATCCGGAGCTTCCTAGACTAAATCCACGAGgttgtattttttatgttctggATCGCTGTGTATGATTGTGTTGACACTGCAAGATAAATTATGTTCCGTTGATGCATCCACTAGTTTATATTTGGTGCAAAGCGAGAAACAAATTTCTAACACGTTATGTTCCTTTTCCTGAATTTTGCACATCGGAAACTTGAAACTGTTTGACCTCTAGGCCTACTAGATTTACGGTATCAATGGTATC encodes:
- the LOC138704538 gene encoding methyl farnesoate epoxidase-like, which encodes MLTLLLFVAVILLILWKMTSKPKKFPPGPPKWPLVGNAFQLKSPNLLPHDIMGTFAEKYGEVTGLYIARQPLILVSGPDAIREALNKPELQGRPTSAIHKLENRKLGVVFTEDDFWKEQRRFSLRHLRELGMGKREMETIIHDEIRDLMDEVKRYAGPEYSKPVPVRELVAATGANVIYHMLSGERFSLRDPKLRHLMEIIRKFTTLTDASGGFASSMPILLRVFPSLTEYPEIRKFRKELFAFLTEKIEEHKKKLDEDNPSDFIDMFLLEMNKNDSHPSFHMEQLLQLLSDLFIAGSDTTSGSLSLAFLYMVLHPEVQVKVQKELDDVVGRERLPSLNDRAKLRYVEATLNEIFRMASVAPLAVPHSIINENSDVEFRGYVIPKNARIVVNLHGLHKDKKYWGDPEKFRPERFLDSEGNLRKEDALIPFGTGKRSCVGESLARNNIFLTFTSFMQNFSMKTPDGDPTPSAEPDGGLVLCARPFRVKMTQRPL